From Acinetobacter suaedae, one genomic window encodes:
- a CDS encoding transporter — translation MKQRQTLSLIALSMLVSSAFANEFSFDRPGAGMGTGITPVGQLAWEQGLPTASYQQQTIDGVKEKTLTLNGDMLLRTGLAKGLELQLGWQGPVWQQHKRTGVTKENNGLGDVSIGLKKAINLKDDRLSMALLAEAILATGNDEFTAHDDIYSLTSAVAYEFSDLIGTSITMRYEAQNSNWAVTAIPTIDYKIAGKLSGYSEFIYRKAESQDYEYGLGTGLVYAVNNRMQLDASVGVDLEGNARSYNGGLGISVLF, via the coding sequence ATGAAACAACGTCAAACATTAAGCTTGATCGCGCTATCAATGCTAGTAAGTTCAGCCTTTGCGAATGAATTTTCTTTTGATCGACCTGGCGCTGGCATGGGTACAGGCATTACACCAGTTGGTCAACTGGCTTGGGAGCAAGGCCTGCCAACCGCAAGTTATCAGCAACAAACAATTGATGGGGTAAAGGAAAAAACTTTAACCTTAAATGGCGATATGTTGTTACGTACAGGTTTGGCGAAAGGGTTAGAGCTTCAGTTGGGTTGGCAAGGTCCAGTATGGCAACAACACAAGCGTACCGGTGTAACTAAAGAAAACAATGGTTTAGGTGATGTCAGCATCGGTTTGAAAAAAGCGATTAATTTAAAAGATGACCGTCTGAGCATGGCATTGTTAGCTGAAGCGATTCTTGCGACAGGAAATGACGAATTTACTGCCCATGATGATATCTATAGCCTCACTTCGGCGGTGGCTTATGAGTTTAGTGACTTAATTGGTACCTCGATTACCATGCGTTACGAAGCGCAAAACAGCAATTGGGCTGTGACTGCCATTCCAACCATTGATTATAAAATTGCTGGGAAGCTGTCTGGATACTCAGAGTTTATTTATCGCAAAGCAGAGAGCCAAGACTATGAATATGGTTTGGGGACAGGTCTGGTCTATGCGGTAAACAATCGTATGCAGCTCGATGCCAGTGTGGGTGTCGATTTAGAAGGTAATGCACGAAGCTATAACGGCGGTTTAGGCATTTCCGTTTTATTTTAA
- the dsbD gene encoding protein-disulfide reductase DsbD, whose product MKIYAQGGYSSELVRYFLGSLLLLCGSFTHAQENLSAQLLNPEDAFVFSVESSRADQARLHWEIQPNYYLYQHKFEVKQGNQPVALNLPKAMAQYDENYGHSQVYYDELAIEIPTQASQHYQVTWQGCAKDRICYPPQTIAFDTDANGLVNTQNLSPNAQKRFLDVARSANAINTQRPDLADISDQEQASAISSSNAAGQMAQDQKWSSRLAQHSLLYSILLFLGLGILLAFTPCSLPMLPILTSLIVRENKGVKAWAIALTFVVSMAMIYALLGLIASAAGLNFQRWLQQPATLIAFSLLFVVFALNLFGLFELKMPQKWVNRLDHLQASQKGGTLVGASVMGMISALLVGPCMTAPLAGVLLFISQTQNQWQGALLLFTLGFGMGIPLLLATVLGARVLPKAGEWMHQIKVIFAFLMLALSLYFIRPLLPELALQILSLILGLAFIIYAASRLLAHNSKLKWLYIVLLMITTPWLVFNQYQHIQNLNSVQADKLAQWHVAKTADEFQHILANAPKDRGIVIDVYADWCVACQPIEHRILKDAEVQQALAPYYLIKLDLSQYDASHQALLKQWDILGPPTYLFLNAQQQELRSLRLTGAFKKTELVQQLALFEGKS is encoded by the coding sequence ATGAAAATCTATGCTCAGGGTGGCTACAGTAGCGAACTGGTGCGTTACTTTCTTGGTAGTTTACTGTTGTTATGTGGGAGTTTTACCCACGCCCAAGAGAATCTTTCCGCTCAACTGTTAAATCCTGAGGATGCATTTGTATTTTCCGTAGAATCATCTCGTGCAGATCAAGCTCGATTACATTGGGAAATTCAACCAAATTATTATTTATATCAGCATAAGTTTGAGGTGAAGCAAGGCAATCAGCCTGTTGCTCTAAACTTACCTAAGGCGATGGCTCAATATGATGAAAATTATGGTCATAGCCAAGTGTACTATGATGAGCTTGCGATTGAGATTCCTACACAAGCATCTCAACACTATCAAGTCACATGGCAGGGATGTGCCAAAGATCGTATTTGTTATCCGCCGCAAACAATCGCATTTGATACGGATGCCAATGGTCTTGTAAATACACAAAACCTCAGTCCAAACGCACAAAAACGCTTTCTCGATGTCGCTCGCTCTGCCAATGCAATCAATACGCAACGCCCCGATCTGGCAGACATTTCTGATCAAGAGCAAGCATCTGCAATAAGTTCATCAAATGCGGCAGGACAAATGGCACAAGACCAAAAATGGTCGAGTCGTTTAGCACAGCATTCATTGTTATATAGCATTCTTTTATTTTTAGGCTTAGGTATTTTACTGGCCTTTACACCTTGCTCACTCCCCATGCTACCGATTTTGACGTCACTTATTGTGCGTGAAAATAAAGGGGTTAAAGCTTGGGCAATAGCACTGACTTTTGTGGTCAGTATGGCAATGATCTATGCTCTACTGGGGCTTATTGCTTCCGCTGCTGGGTTGAATTTCCAACGTTGGTTACAACAGCCTGCCACCTTGATTGCATTTAGTCTGTTATTTGTGGTGTTTGCTTTAAACCTGTTTGGTTTATTTGAATTGAAAATGCCACAGAAATGGGTGAATCGACTGGATCATCTGCAAGCCTCACAAAAAGGTGGGACGCTGGTTGGCGCGAGTGTCATGGGCATGATTTCGGCGTTATTGGTTGGCCCTTGTATGACAGCTCCTCTTGCCGGTGTGTTGCTATTTATTTCGCAAACACAGAACCAATGGCAAGGTGCATTATTGCTATTTACCTTGGGTTTTGGGATGGGGATTCCACTGTTATTGGCTACAGTTTTAGGTGCACGAGTATTGCCAAAAGCAGGGGAGTGGATGCATCAAATTAAGGTGATTTTTGCCTTTTTAATGTTGGCTTTGAGTCTTTATTTTATTCGTCCATTATTACCTGAGTTGGCATTACAAATTCTCAGTCTAATCCTTGGTTTAGCATTTATTATTTATGCCGCCTCTCGTTTGTTGGCACATAACAGTAAACTCAAATGGCTTTATATTGTCTTATTGATGATCACGACACCTTGGCTTGTATTCAATCAATATCAACATATTCAAAATTTAAATTCAGTTCAGGCAGACAAGCTGGCTCAATGGCATGTCGCCAAAACAGCGGATGAGTTTCAACATATTCTTGCCAATGCACCGAAAGATCGCGGGATTGTTATTGATGTATATGCTGATTGGTGTGTGGCATGTCAACCTATTGAACATCGTATTTTAAAAGATGCAGAAGTGCAGCAAGCTTTAGCGCCGTATTATTTAATTAAGCTAGATTTGAGTCAGTATGATGCTTCTCATCAAGCTTTGTTAAAGCAATGGGATATTTTAGGTCCACCCACTTATTTATTCTTAAACGCGCAACAACAAGAGCTCCGTTCATTACGTTTAACGGGTGCATTTAAAAAAACGGAGTTAGTCCAACAACTGGCTTTATTTGAGGGGAAATCATAA
- a CDS encoding HPF/RaiA family ribosome-associated protein, which produces MNIEIRTDKNIQGSERLISYVREELTQEFQRYSERITHFSVHISDENGDKTGEHDKRCMIEARPAGMKPVAVTHKAANIDHSIHGAIDKLKRSLEHLYEKKDHHRGGLPEFVDIDDEAS; this is translated from the coding sequence ATGAATATTGAAATCCGTACAGATAAAAACATTCAAGGTAGTGAACGTTTAATTAGTTATGTTCGTGAAGAGCTTACACAAGAATTCCAACGTTATAGCGAGCGTATTACACACTTTTCGGTTCATATTAGTGATGAAAATGGGGATAAAACGGGCGAACATGACAAACGTTGTATGATCGAAGCCCGTCCAGCAGGGATGAAGCCTGTTGCGGTAACACATAAAGCTGCAAATATTGATCATTCTATTCATGGTGCAATTGATAAATTAAAACGTAGTTTGGAACATCTCTATGAGAAAAAAGATCATCATCGAGGTGGTTTACCTGAGTTTGTTGATATAGATGATGAAGCTTCTTAG
- a CDS encoding glutathione S-transferase family protein gives MYTLFIGNKNYSTWSMRPWILLKQAGIDFHEHLIQFDSFEPDSQFKTEILKLNPTGKVPTLVDADITVWDSLAICEYVAEQHPEKKLLPQDQKLRARARCISAEMHSSFQNLRNLCPMNIEADLTHIGEQLWAEHEQLRAEVARIDQIWSERPSEDSFLCGEFSIADAFYAPVVMRFVCFKLPVSASSQAYMQKILALPSVRQWIVEAKQEQMFVPFDEPYRQNREMYLNN, from the coding sequence ATGTATACGCTCTTTATTGGTAATAAAAATTACTCAACATGGTCAATGCGCCCTTGGATTTTATTAAAACAAGCAGGCATTGATTTTCATGAGCATTTAATTCAATTTGATAGCTTTGAACCAGACAGCCAGTTTAAGACAGAAATCTTAAAGCTCAATCCAACAGGAAAAGTACCTACTCTAGTCGATGCAGATATTACGGTTTGGGATAGTTTAGCTATTTGTGAATATGTAGCTGAACAGCACCCTGAGAAAAAACTGTTGCCGCAAGATCAGAAATTACGTGCTAGAGCGCGTTGCATTAGCGCTGAAATGCATAGCAGTTTTCAAAACTTACGTAATCTTTGCCCGATGAATATTGAGGCTGATCTGACCCATATTGGTGAGCAATTGTGGGCTGAGCATGAGCAGTTGCGCGCTGAAGTTGCACGAATTGATCAGATCTGGTCAGAGCGTCCAAGTGAAGACAGCTTTTTATGTGGTGAGTTTAGTATCGCTGATGCATTTTATGCACCTGTAGTCATGCGCTTTGTGTGTTTCAAGCTCCCTGTCTCTGCATCAAGCCAAGCTTATATGCAAAAAATCTTGGCCTTGCCATCGGTTCGACAGTGGATTGTCGAGGCAAAACAAGAGCAAATGTTTGTTCCTTTTGATGAGCCGTACCGTCAAAATCGTGAAATGTATTTAAATAATTAG
- a CDS encoding ankyrin repeat domain-containing protein, which yields MLSNQQQALVQAIQQLDLDQVQSLLAEGLDPNFIDPEQGPPVSVICDGLFTWWETICEAYEANQPLTETEKQQQLQVYLDILDALIQAKANLHLWDAEEFYGPLWDAASSACAPVVQRLLDEKVDPNTRDEEGLTILSSISQLFFDCDFDEIDWSQALAEERATLELLREHGAKMSKELAT from the coding sequence ATGTTAAGCAATCAGCAGCAGGCCTTGGTGCAAGCCATACAACAACTTGATTTAGACCAAGTGCAATCTTTACTTGCTGAGGGACTCGACCCAAATTTTATCGATCCTGAACAAGGTCCGCCAGTTTCAGTGATATGTGATGGATTATTTACATGGTGGGAAACGATTTGTGAGGCATATGAAGCCAATCAACCACTGACTGAAACTGAAAAACAACAACAACTTCAAGTCTACTTAGATATTTTAGATGCGCTCATTCAAGCGAAAGCGAATTTACATCTTTGGGATGCGGAAGAGTTTTATGGTCCGCTTTGGGATGCCGCAAGTTCAGCATGTGCGCCAGTGGTGCAACGGTTATTAGATGAAAAGGTTGACCCAAATACCCGTGATGAAGAAGGTCTAACAATTTTATCCTCGATTAGCCAGCTTTTCTTTGACTGTGATTTTGATGAAATCGATTGGTCGCAAGCGTTGGCAGAGGAGCGAGCAACACTAGAATTGTTACGTGAACATGGTGCAAAAATGTCAAAAGAGCTAGCAACTTGA